A region of Candidatus Neomarinimicrobiota bacterium DNA encodes the following proteins:
- a CDS encoding NADH:ubiquinone oxidoreductase, translating to MKKRGKIKVAFFDFTGCEGCQLNKLNLENQLLDILEHVDIVEFREAMDDKAEFYDIAFVEGSISTPECVNRINDIRRRSKVLVAIGACATNGGINSLKNIHDIDEVRETVYREHKYLFPTLPAMPLHAIVKVDYKIYGCPMTQEEFLKVFKSLVMGKKPQQPDYAVCVECKLKENECLLQRGIFCLGPVTRAGCGARCPSFGQSCIGCRGFVSNINQNASIEVLKRYGYSVEEAVKRMNMFNVTEMKM from the coding sequence ATGAAGAAGAGGGGAAAAATAAAGGTGGCATTTTTTGATTTTACGGGTTGTGAAGGATGTCAGTTAAATAAGTTAAACTTGGAAAATCAGTTACTGGATATACTTGAGCATGTTGATATAGTGGAGTTCAGGGAGGCAATGGATGATAAAGCTGAATTTTATGATATTGCTTTTGTTGAGGGAAGTATTTCCACTCCAGAATGTGTCAATAGGATAAACGATATACGCAGAAGGAGTAAAGTGCTTGTTGCTATCGGTGCATGTGCTACAAATGGTGGAATAAATTCTTTGAAGAATATTCACGATATAGATGAGGTTAGAGAAACCGTTTATCGCGAACATAAGTATCTTTTTCCAACTCTTCCAGCGATGCCACTTCATGCCATTGTAAAAGTAGATTATAAAATCTACGGTTGTCCGATGACTCAGGAAGAGTTTTTGAAGGTTTTTAAATCACTGGTGATGGGGAAGAAGCCTCAGCAACCTGATTATGCTGTATGTGTAGAATGCAAATTGAAAGAAAATGAGTGTTTATTGCAAAGGGGTATTTTCTGTCTTGGTCCCGTAACGAGAGCAGGTTGTGGGGCAAGATGTCCAAGCTTTGGGCAGTCGTGTATAGGGTGCAGAGGATTTGTAAGCAATATAAATCAGAATGCCTCAATAGAGGTTTTGAAAAGATATGGTTACTCAGTAGAAGAGGCTGTTAAGAGAATGAATATGTTCAATGTAACAGAGATGAAGATGTAG
- a CDS encoding FAD/NAD(P)-binding protein has translation MDTVLAKEKKILYAPEISEIIEAKFLTATEKFFKIKLPGGRDLKHIPGQFVQVSLFGVGEAPISVCSSPTQKGFFELTIRKVGMLTEKIHELEAGDKIGIRGPYGRGFDVNAFKGKDILIIGGGIGIVPLRSLINYIIDNRNDYGRLIILYGAKSPSELLYRDELKMWEEREDIEYHVTVDRSDENWKGNVGVITTLIPPLELDLENTIAAIVGPPVMYKFVLLALKSKRFPEKNIYMSLERRMKCGVGKCGHCQINNLYVCQDGPVFNYLEVKGLEEAI, from the coding sequence ATGGATACCGTGTTAGCAAAGGAGAAGAAAATTTTATATGCCCCCGAGATTTCTGAAATTATAGAGGCAAAGTTTCTAACTGCAACAGAAAAATTTTTCAAGATAAAACTTCCAGGTGGTAGAGATTTAAAGCACATTCCTGGTCAATTTGTTCAGGTCTCTTTATTTGGGGTAGGTGAGGCTCCGATTTCCGTTTGTTCATCCCCTACACAAAAAGGCTTTTTCGAGCTAACCATTCGAAAAGTGGGTATGCTCACTGAAAAAATACATGAATTGGAAGCAGGTGATAAAATTGGTATTCGTGGACCCTATGGAAGAGGCTTTGATGTAAATGCTTTTAAGGGGAAAGATATCCTAATAATTGGTGGTGGTATTGGAATTGTTCCGCTGAGGTCTTTGATAAACTATATAATTGATAACAGAAATGATTATGGTAGATTAATAATTCTCTATGGTGCAAAAAGTCCATCAGAGTTGTTATATAGAGACGAATTAAAAATGTGGGAGGAAAGAGAGGATATTGAATACCATGTTACCGTTGACAGATCAGATGAAAATTGGAAAGGCAATGTAGGAGTTATCACCACATTAATACCACCTCTTGAGCTTGATCTTGAAAATACAATTGCCGCAATTGTGGGACCACCTGTTATGTATAAATTTGTCCTGCTTGCTTTGAAGAGCAAGAGATTTCCTGAAAAGAATATCTACATGTCGCTTGAAAGAAGGATGAAGTGTGGTGTTGGAAAGTGTGGTCACTGTCAGATAAACAATCTATATGTATGTCAGGATGGTCCTGTTTTTAATTATCTTGAGGTTAAGGGTCTTGAGGAGGCAATATGA
- a CDS encoding 4Fe-4S dicluster domain-containing protein — protein MDKKKLSLVQFKRVRLNEKQLRNFTGFLKTKGRVYAPHRKGEKSFSFQEVDDPSKVVFNYPRTILPLKKFFQPPIETLLEFTINDNSYELPDIDNKNKIFFGVHSYDMQGVLRLDYVFSRGEPEYNYLKRRENSTFIGISFEPDEYHFSGSVGIDVENTEGFSIFIDIVDEDNYVVFACDNTGEELLKEYGIKDFESGEYKLKEREFKAKLKYHYGRLPQIFEKCYNYDVWKKVSERCLGCGNCNLVCPTCYCFDVEDDVDLKIEMGSRTRRWDSCMLNEFAMVAGGENFRKELYQRTRHRLHRKFKYITDHYGYPFCVGCGRCSQYCPADINMVEVVNDLIKEHEEREKVYV, from the coding sequence ATGGATAAAAAGAAACTTAGTTTAGTTCAGTTTAAGAGGGTCAGGTTAAATGAAAAACAGCTACGTAATTTTACAGGATTTTTAAAGACGAAGGGAAGAGTGTATGCACCCCATAGAAAAGGTGAAAAATCATTTTCTTTTCAGGAGGTGGACGATCCTTCAAAAGTAGTTTTTAATTATCCAAGAACAATACTGCCATTAAAGAAATTTTTTCAGCCACCAATAGAAACTCTGCTTGAGTTTACAATAAATGATAACTCATATGAATTACCTGATATAGATAATAAAAATAAAATATTCTTTGGGGTACATTCCTATGATATGCAGGGAGTTCTAAGGCTTGATTATGTTTTCTCAAGAGGTGAACCAGAATATAATTATTTAAAGAGACGTGAGAACTCAACTTTCATAGGTATCAGTTTTGAACCTGATGAATATCATTTTTCAGGATCTGTCGGGATAGATGTTGAAAATACTGAAGGATTTTCAATTTTTATAGATATTGTTGATGAAGATAATTATGTGGTGTTTGCCTGTGACAATACTGGTGAAGAGTTATTAAAAGAATATGGCATAAAGGATTTTGAATCGGGTGAATATAAGCTAAAGGAAAGAGAGTTTAAGGCGAAGTTAAAATACCACTATGGGAGGTTACCGCAGATATTTGAGAAGTGTTATAATTATGATGTATGGAAAAAGGTATCAGAACGGTGCCTCGGTTGTGGAAATTGTAATCTGGTATGTCCAACATGCTACTGTTTTGATGTAGAAGATGATGTGGACTTGAAAATTGAAATGGGGAGCAGAACAAGGCGCTGGGATTCCTGTATGTTAAATGAATTTGCTATGGTAGCAGGCGGGGAAAATTTTAGGAAAGAACTATATCAAAGGACTCGTCATAGGTTGCACAGAAAATTCAAATACATTACTGATCATTACGGATATCCATTTTGTGTTGGCTGTGGAAGATGTTCTCAATACTGCCCAGCTGATATAAACATGGTTGAAGTTGTTAATGACTTAATAAAAGAGCATGAGGAAAGAGAGAAAGTATATGTATAA
- the hypB gene encoding hydrogenase nickel incorporation protein HypB encodes MEIKIVRKVLEANEKLAAQIRKRNRRYGITMFNIMSSPGSGKTSIIEQVLPKLKNEGYKIGVIEGDITSSLDAERMLKFDVPVSQINTEPFGGDCHLGSEVILPALEQLDSNLDIVFIENVGNLVCPAEFDTGADFNIVVLSITEGEDKPLKYPLMFRVCDIAIINKIDLLPYLDVDLDVIKKNIKKIKPEIDIIPSSAKSKEGIYEVASWIKIHLLKE; translated from the coding sequence ATGGAGATAAAAATAGTCAGGAAAGTTTTGGAAGCAAATGAAAAACTTGCTGCACAAATCAGAAAAAGAAATCGCAGATATGGTATCACAATGTTTAATATTATGAGTTCACCAGGGTCTGGAAAAACATCGATTATAGAACAGGTGCTTCCGAAATTAAAAAACGAAGGGTATAAAATTGGCGTAATAGAAGGAGATATCACCTCCTCCCTTGATGCTGAGAGAATGTTGAAATTTGATGTGCCTGTGTCTCAGATAAATACAGAACCCTTCGGTGGTGATTGTCATCTCGGGAGTGAGGTAATCCTACCTGCTTTGGAGCAGTTGGATAGTAACCTGGATATAGTTTTTATTGAAAATGTTGGAAATCTTGTATGTCCGGCTGAGTTTGATACGGGAGCTGACTTTAATATTGTTGTTTTGAGTATCACTGAAGGCGAAGATAAACCATTAAAATATCCATTGATGTTTAGAGTTTGTGATATTGCAATAATTAATAAAATCGATCTTTTACCATACCTGGATGTTGATCTAGATGTGATAAAAAAGAATATTAAAAAAATAAAGCCTGAAATTGATATTATTCCATCATCTGCAAAGAGTAAAGAAGGCATTTATGAAGTTGCTTCCTGGATTAAGATTCATCTATTAAAAGAATAA
- a CDS encoding hydrogenase maturation nickel metallochaperone HypA, with protein sequence MHELTIAKNIVEIVEEEVEKIGNVIKVKEIYFKAGALNAVIPESLIFSFDIVKSESKILREAVLKFEEIPIKIKCNNCDYEGILKVPEFFCPECGSTKLDVLYGKEMYVERIIVEEEKDGDKNSQESFGSK encoded by the coding sequence ATGCATGAACTTACAATAGCAAAGAATATAGTTGAAATTGTTGAGGAAGAGGTAGAGAAAATAGGTAATGTTATAAAAGTAAAGGAAATTTACTTTAAAGCAGGAGCCCTGAATGCAGTTATCCCTGAGTCACTGATTTTTAGCTTTGATATTGTAAAAAGTGAAAGCAAAATCCTAAGAGAAGCTGTTTTGAAGTTTGAAGAAATACCTATAAAAATTAAATGTAACAATTGCGATTATGAGGGTATTTTAAAAGTACCTGAATTTTTTTGTCCGGAATGTGGATCGACAAAACTTGATGTGTTGTATGGGAAAGAAATGTATGTGGAAAGAATAATTGTTGAGGAGGAGAAGGATGGAGATAAAAATAGTCAGGAAAGTTTTGGAAGCAAATGA
- the hypE gene encoding hydrogenase expression/formation protein HypE — protein MKGKITRADGAGGLKSHKLINDLFRKYFSNRYLDRLDDSALIGNIDGRLVFTTDSHVVKPIFFPGGDIGKLAVTGTINDLCVMGAKPLFLSCGFILEEGLDLDILEEVVRSISREAEKNGVKIATGDTKVVGSGEADKLYINTSGIGIIYDGWDPDVNRIEPGDQILISGPVGDHEASILVSREEFEISAEIKSDCDSIKPIIEELYKNSIDIKFMRDPTRGGLATLLNEVVLNKEYGIKIYEEKVPIRDEVRGLCEPLGFDPLYMACEGRVVIFVSKKDAHKTLQVLRDSDSTSQPAIIGEVTDSNCGMVIMKTIVGTERILDMMSGVMLPRIC, from the coding sequence ATGAAAGGAAAGATTACTAGAGCTGATGGTGCAGGTGGATTAAAATCTCATAAGCTTATAAATGACCTGTTTAGAAAATACTTTTCGAATAGATATCTAGACCGACTTGACGATTCTGCTCTTATTGGGAATATCGATGGAAGGCTTGTTTTTACCACCGATTCTCATGTTGTAAAACCAATATTTTTCCCGGGTGGTGATATTGGTAAACTTGCTGTTACTGGTACTATCAATGATCTATGTGTAATGGGGGCTAAACCACTTTTCTTATCATGTGGATTTATATTGGAGGAAGGTCTCGACTTAGATATACTTGAGGAAGTTGTAAGGTCTATTAGCCGGGAAGCAGAAAAGAATGGAGTAAAGATTGCAACAGGTGATACAAAAGTAGTTGGTTCAGGAGAGGCGGATAAACTGTACATAAATACATCTGGTATTGGAATTATTTATGATGGATGGGATCCAGATGTCAATAGAATTGAACCGGGGGATCAGATCCTAATTAGCGGTCCGGTTGGGGATCATGAAGCCTCAATTCTTGTTTCAAGAGAGGAGTTTGAAATATCAGCTGAGATAAAAAGTGATTGTGACAGTATTAAACCAATTATAGAGGAGTTATATAAAAATTCAATTGATATAAAATTTATGAGAGACCCGACAAGAGGTGGATTGGCAACTTTGTTAAATGAGGTTGTTTTGAACAAAGAATATGGAATAAAAATATATGAAGAAAAAGTACCAATTCGGGATGAAGTTCGGGGCTTATGTGAGCCACTTGGATTTGATCCATTATATATGGCCTGTGAGGGAAGAGTAGTAATATTTGTTTCAAAGAAAGATGCACATAAAACGCTTCAGGTTTTAAGAGACTCAGATAGTACATCTCAACCTGCAATTATAGGTGAGGTAACGGATTCTAATTGTGGAATGGTGATAATGAAGACAATTGTTGGTACAGAGAGAATTCTTGATATGATGTCTGGAGTTATGCTGCCGAGGATTTGCTGA
- the hypD gene encoding hydrogenase formation protein HypD gives MNYIDEFRDIKKVKYFAERIKEVNPDKNINLMEVCGGHTITILKYGIQELLPGNINLISGPGCPVCVTAVDFIDMAIELSHRRDVIVATFGDLIRVPGTNSSLELERAKGANIKICYSPAEALKYATKNPEKEVVFLGIGFETTAPSVAVTILNAYSNKVRNFSVLSSHKVMPPAMKFLLDSGEVNIDGFICPGHVSAITGPRIYEFIAKDYGVPCVVSGFEPMDLIETIYMLVLQIREGRAKVENQYKRTVRREGNSKAQEVMSEVFEPVSVRWRGIAEIPESGLKIRKKYSDFDAVEKFDLKFKRGMENPSCICGEILKGVKTPLECRLFKKVCSPENPVGACMVSSEGACAIYYKYGAR, from the coding sequence ATTAACTATATTGATGAATTTAGAGATATCAAAAAAGTAAAATATTTTGCAGAAAGGATAAAGGAAGTAAATCCTGATAAAAATATCAATTTGATGGAAGTCTGCGGAGGACATACTATAACTATATTAAAGTATGGTATTCAGGAGTTATTACCTGGTAATATAAACCTTATAAGTGGACCTGGTTGCCCGGTGTGTGTTACAGCGGTTGATTTTATTGATATGGCAATTGAATTGTCACATAGACGGGATGTTATCGTAGCAACATTTGGTGATCTGATAAGGGTTCCGGGGACAAATAGCAGTCTTGAGCTTGAGCGAGCAAAGGGAGCAAATATAAAGATTTGTTATTCTCCAGCGGAAGCTTTGAAATATGCTACTAAAAATCCCGAAAAGGAAGTTGTGTTTCTTGGTATTGGATTTGAAACGACTGCACCTTCTGTTGCCGTTACAATATTAAATGCATATAGCAATAAGGTGAGGAATTTCTCTGTTTTATCATCTCATAAAGTAATGCCTCCGGCTATGAAATTTCTACTTGATTCTGGGGAGGTGAATATAGATGGATTTATCTGTCCTGGCCATGTTTCTGCGATAACAGGACCCCGGATTTACGAATTTATAGCGAAGGACTATGGTGTTCCCTGTGTCGTCTCAGGATTTGAACCGATGGATTTGATAGAGACAATTTATATGCTTGTACTACAGATTAGAGAGGGTAGAGCAAAGGTTGAAAACCAGTATAAAAGAACAGTTAGACGTGAAGGTAATAGCAAGGCACAAGAAGTGATGTCTGAGGTGTTTGAACCGGTCAGTGTTAGATGGAGGGGTATAGCAGAGATACCTGAAAGTGGTTTGAAAATCAGAAAAAAATATTCGGATTTTGATGCTGTTGAGAAGTTTGATCTAAAGTTTAAAAGAGGTATGGAAAATCCATCATGTATCTGTGGAGAAATCCTTAAGGGTGTAAAGACTCCTTTAGAATGCAGACTTTTTAAAAAAGTATGTTCTCCCGAGAATCCGGTTGGTGCCTGTATGGTCAGTAGTGAGGGGGCGTGTGCTATCTATTATAAATATGGAGCAAGGTAA
- a CDS encoding HypC/HybG/HupF family hydrogenase formation chaperone, producing the protein MCLAIPMRVKSVKGDEAIVEVSGVEYKANIQLLDDVKIGDYLIVHAGFAIEKLDEEEASKSLDAWAEVIATLEKRNNKSGND; encoded by the coding sequence ATGTGTCTTGCCATCCCCATGAGAGTAAAGTCGGTAAAAGGAGATGAAGCGATTGTCGAGGTTTCTGGTGTAGAATACAAAGCCAATATTCAGTTGCTGGACGATGTTAAAATTGGTGATTATTTGATTGTTCATGCAGGTTTTGCAATTGAGAAATTGGATGAGGAAGAAGCCTCAAAGAGTCTGGATGCCTGGGCTGAGGTGATTGCTACACTTGAAAAAAGGAATAATAAGAGTGGTAATGATTAA